The Aeromicrobium yanjiei genome includes a region encoding these proteins:
- a CDS encoding phosphoribosylanthranilate isomerase, producing MYVKICGLREPEHVDVAVEAGARAVGVVMNETSSRRATDTEAAAVVSAAAGRVDTVLVVNDMPAADAAQTARRLGFDILQLHGPAYGRADFVAALSVLPRVWRATSLATAPSLQVGAHGEEILLLDSPSPGSGERWDSSSLAADAPAGTWLLAGGLTPGNVADAVRAVQPWGVDVSSGVETAPGLKDGDLISAFVRAALQA from the coding sequence ATGTACGTGAAGATCTGCGGCCTGCGTGAGCCCGAACACGTGGACGTCGCCGTCGAGGCCGGTGCGCGCGCGGTCGGCGTCGTGATGAACGAGACCAGCTCGCGACGAGCGACCGATACGGAGGCGGCCGCCGTCGTCTCCGCAGCGGCTGGGCGGGTCGACACGGTGCTCGTCGTCAACGACATGCCGGCCGCCGACGCCGCGCAGACCGCCCGCCGGCTCGGCTTCGACATCCTCCAGCTGCACGGCCCCGCCTATGGTCGCGCCGACTTCGTCGCGGCGCTGTCGGTGTTGCCCCGCGTCTGGCGAGCGACGTCGCTGGCCACGGCCCCGTCCCTGCAGGTCGGCGCGCACGGCGAGGAGATCCTGCTGCTGGACTCCCCGAGCCCCGGTTCGGGCGAGCGTTGGGACTCCTCGTCCCTGGCCGCCGATGCGCCGGCCGGCACGTGGCTGCTGGCCGGCGGGCTCACGCCCGGCAACGTGGCCGACGCGGTGCGCGCCGTGCAGCCGTGGGGCGTCGACGTCTCCAGCGGCGTCGAGACGGCGCCCGGGCTCAAGGACGGCGACCTGATCTCGGCCTTCGTGCGTGCCGCGCTGCAGGCCTGA
- a CDS encoding App1 family protein produces the protein MGASRWVTKIERFLESTPLLSPRSAPTTFRIESYGGHGGPAGVVVRGRVLDNPPPTRAAEGEGVGAAVRRGVQNFMTRELPGVPLRVEVGGTQIRTVSDEDGYFLVTVPVATHLPSPWAAGTVSLDGEYRGFLPGPGTSTTVDVRVPGPSARLGILSDVDDTVIKTGVQRVGQMVLHTLAGSELTREAFPGAAALYRDLAAGDTNPVFYVSSSPWNLHAFLTAFLEHHEFPRGPLLLRDLLGTHAGREDKHGRIREILDLHPDLQFVLIGDSGEKDPAIYADIVRSYPGRILAVYIREVRLDPGDGTVEQIAQGWAPDVPFVLAADSSAVRRHAESVGLL, from the coding sequence ATGGGTGCGAGCCGGTGGGTCACGAAGATCGAGCGGTTCCTGGAGTCGACGCCCCTCCTCTCACCTCGCTCGGCACCCACGACGTTTCGGATCGAGTCGTACGGCGGGCACGGCGGTCCCGCCGGCGTGGTCGTGCGGGGACGCGTCCTGGACAATCCGCCGCCGACCCGGGCGGCCGAGGGCGAGGGCGTCGGCGCCGCGGTGCGCCGCGGCGTCCAGAACTTCATGACCCGGGAGCTGCCGGGGGTCCCGCTCCGGGTCGAGGTCGGCGGGACGCAGATCCGGACCGTCTCGGACGAGGACGGCTACTTCCTCGTCACGGTCCCCGTCGCCACCCACCTTCCGTCGCCGTGGGCTGCCGGGACGGTCTCGCTCGACGGGGAGTACCGAGGCTTCCTCCCCGGACCGGGCACCAGCACCACGGTCGACGTCCGTGTCCCGGGTCCGTCCGCCCGCCTGGGGATCCTGTCCGACGTGGACGACACCGTCATCAAGACCGGGGTGCAGCGGGTCGGCCAGATGGTCCTGCACACGCTCGCGGGCTCGGAGCTCACCCGTGAGGCGTTCCCGGGGGCTGCGGCGCTCTACCGCGATCTCGCGGCCGGCGACACGAATCCGGTCTTCTACGTCTCGTCGAGCCCCTGGAACCTGCACGCGTTCCTGACCGCGTTCCTCGAGCACCACGAGTTCCCTCGCGGCCCCCTTCTGCTGCGTGACCTGCTCGGTACCCACGCCGGCAGGGAGGACAAGCACGGGCGCATCCGCGAGATCCTGGACCTGCACCCGGACCTGCAGTTCGTGCTGATCGGCGACTCCGGCGAGAAGGACCCCGCGATCTACGCCGACATCGTCCGCTCGTACCCCGGCAGGATTCTCGCGGTGTACATCCGCGAGGTCCGTCTCGACCCGGGTGACGGCACGGTGGAGCAGATCGCGCAGGGCTGGGCCCCGGATGTGCCGTTCGTGCTGGCCGCCGACAGCTCGGCGGTTCGCCGGCATGCGGAGAGCGTGGGCCTGCTATGA
- a CDS encoding ABC transporter ATP-binding protein, whose protein sequence is MTAPTTATREGLEIRLEDLRRSFGGVTALDGLSLTLAPGELVALLGPSGCGKTTALRIVAGLDEPDSGRVVVGDDDVTDVPASKRDMGMVFQAYSLFPHMTAQQNVEFGLKLRGRDARGRRARASEVLELVGLSAHTNKYAAQMSGGQQQRVALARALAIEPSVLLLDEPLSALDAKVRSQLRDEIRRVQLEVGTTTLFVTHDQEEALAIADRVGVMSDGRLEQLDAPEALYSRPASTFVASFVGLMNRVPCQVRDGGAEVLGRSITTLPGSITDGPGVALVRPEQLSVTEAADAGDGVVAHLSFLGSYSRITVGRPDGTELLVQVPASSAPGLRVGSSVTVSLHATDLLVSAGAV, encoded by the coding sequence ATGACCGCCCCGACGACGGCCACGCGTGAAGGTCTCGAGATCCGCCTGGAGGACTTGAGGCGCAGCTTCGGGGGCGTGACCGCTCTCGACGGCCTGTCCCTCACTCTCGCCCCGGGCGAGCTGGTCGCGTTGCTGGGCCCCTCGGGGTGCGGCAAGACGACGGCGCTGCGCATCGTGGCGGGCCTCGACGAGCCCGACAGCGGACGGGTCGTGGTCGGCGACGACGACGTGACGGACGTGCCGGCCAGCAAGCGCGACATGGGCATGGTGTTCCAGGCGTACAGCCTGTTCCCGCACATGACGGCCCAGCAGAACGTCGAGTTCGGGCTCAAGCTGCGCGGACGCGACGCCCGAGGAAGGCGCGCCCGCGCATCGGAGGTCCTCGAGCTCGTGGGGCTGTCCGCCCACACGAACAAGTACGCCGCCCAGATGTCCGGCGGTCAGCAGCAGCGGGTCGCCCTGGCGCGTGCCCTCGCGATCGAGCCGTCGGTCCTGCTGCTGGACGAGCCGCTGTCTGCGCTCGACGCCAAGGTGCGGTCGCAGCTGCGCGACGAGATCCGGCGGGTGCAGCTGGAGGTCGGCACGACGACGCTGTTCGTCACCCACGACCAGGAGGAGGCGCTGGCGATCGCCGATCGGGTCGGTGTCATGAGCGACGGGCGGCTCGAGCAGCTCGATGCGCCCGAGGCGCTCTACTCCCGCCCCGCCAGCACGTTCGTCGCCTCCTTCGTGGGCCTCATGAACCGGGTGCCCTGCCAGGTGCGGGACGGCGGTGCCGAGGTGCTCGGCCGGTCGATCACGACCCTGCCCGGCTCGATCACCGACGGGCCGGGTGTCGCGCTCGTACGCCCCGAGCAGCTGTCGGTCACCGAGGCCGCCGACGCGGGGGACGGGGTCGTCGCGCACCTGAGCTTCCTCGGCTCGTACTCGAGGATCACGGTCGGCCGTCCGGACGGGACCGAGCTGCTCGTGCAGGTGCCGGCGTCGAGCGCTCCAGGTCTTCGCGTCGGGAGCAGCGTCACGGTGAGCCTGCACGCGACCGACCTGCTCGTCTCAGCAGGCGCGGTGTAG